The region TTGCCTGTCTGGTACGATATATCGGCCGTACGGCTGGAAGAGAACAGTGTTGTGGTGTCCTACCATGACATCACGCAAAGCAAAGCCGATGCAGAAGCCAGCCGATTGAGCAGCGTGCTGCAACAGGCCTTCGATGTATCGGTGAACGGCATTACGGTCTTCGAGGCTATACACGACGAACAGGGTGAGGTTGTCGACTTCCAGTTTGTCATGATCAACGATGCGGGTATACGCCTGGGAGGATACAAACGCGAAGAACTCCTGGGGCGTACCTTGTGGGAGATCTATCCGGCTACGAAAATCAATGGGCTTTTTGACGATTACGTAAACGTCTACAAAACCGGGCAGCCCGTTGAGAAAGAGAACTACTATCCTGAATACGACCTCTGGCGGGACGTGAAAATCGTTCGCGTACCCAAGGGTGTTATGGTTACGTATGTCGACATTACCGAGATCAGAAAACCTAAAGAGGCAATCAGGCAACAGGCTAAGTTATTGAAACGGGTACTGGAAGGTGTGCCGGTGGGCATTGCCGTACTGGATGTTATTCGCTCCGAAGAAGATCCGGATAACCGCCCGCCCGATTTTCGGATTAGCCTGATCAATTCCCTGCTGGAGGAAATTCTGGGGCAGTCGGCAATGAAGGTAGTTGGGAAAAGGCTGACAGATGTTTTTCTGGACGCCAATGCGTCGGGTTTGCTTAGCCGCTGTATCACGGGTATTGAAGGAGGCATCGTTCAGGAGTTTGAACTGCCGTTTACGCTGGGCAAACATGCTGGCTGGTATCGGGTGTCGATGGCCCCTCAGGACGACCACCTGATTCTGGCGATGACCGAAGTTACCGGGATGAAACGGGCACAACTGGGGCACCACCGTCAGGCTGAGCTACTCAACTCGGTGCTCAACGGTTCGCAGAATTCAATTATTGTCCTGGAGGCCATACGTGATCCAACCGGCCGAATTGTCGATTTTCGGTACGTATTGCAGAATGACACCCATCGAAAGAGAATAGGTCGTGCCGATAATCAACTGCTTGGTCGTACGATGCTGGAATTGTTCCCCCAATTCCAGTATCTGCTCGATCACTATGCCGAAGTCGTGATCACCGGCCAGCCGTTTCGCACAGAAACTGAGTTCAATTACGGGCAAAGTACTGTCTGGTGCGATATATCGGCCGTGAAACGCGAAGATGGTGTTATTCTGACTATTCAGGATAAAAGCCCCCAGAAACGGGCCGAGCAGCAACTTCAGGATCAGGCACAACTGCTGAAGTCAATCAGCGATAATACCCCGGCGGGTTTGGTTCTCTGGGAAGCCGTTCGTGACAATACGCCCGAACGTAAGGTAATCGATTTTCGATACCGCATGACGAACCTCATGAACACTTACGTGACAGGCTACCCGGCCGAAGCCCTGATCGGCCGGGATCTGCTAACACTGTTTCCACGTTTTCGCGGTACTGAACTGGAGATGGCCCTTCGCGAAACCCTTGAAACCGGCCGCACACAGCGCATGGTTTTCACCTATTACCGGGAGACCGCCGACGGATGGTTCGACGCGCAGTTTATACGCATAGGCGACGGCCGTTCGACGGATAAGGTGCTGATGACGTACATGGATGTAACTGAGGCCCATCAGGCGCAGCTCGTTCAACGACAGCAGGCCGACCTGATGAAACTGGTTATCGACGCTCAACCAACGGGCATTGTTTTGTATGAACCCGTACGGGAAGAGACAACGGATGGACAGCCGGGAAAGATCATTGATTTTACTCTTATGCTGGTCAATGAAAAGCAAAGACAGCTTACCGGCCGTTCGGATGCGGAACTGATCGGGCATCGGGTGAAGTCGCTCTTTTCCAGCGAATCGTCTAATGAACTGTTTGACGAATTGGTAAAAGTGGCCGAGACCGGGCAGCGTAAAGAATGGCTGTTACCTTATTTCAGCAATGTTATCCGGGGCTGGTTTCAGTCATCCCTGATTCGTCACGGTGATCAGGTACTGTTTACGTTCCTGGATGTTACGGACCTTAAGCACCAGCAGCAGGCACTGGAACTAACGAACCATGAACTGCGTCGGAGTAATGAAAACCTCCAGAAATTTGCTTACGTCGCCAGCCACGATCTGCAGGAACCGTTGCGGAAAATTCAGTCCTTTGGCGATGTGCTGACCAGCATTTACGGACATGTGCTGGATTTGACCGGGCTGGATATGATTAACCGAATGCAGGGATCGGCCCAGCGGATGTCCGAACTAATTCGGCATTTGCTGACGTATTCACGGCTGTCAACTCAACTGGTTGAGACCGGCCCTGTGCCACTAACGGACTTACTGACCCAAACCCTTGATGACCTGGCCATACCCATACAGGAGTCGAACGCGATCATCGAACTGGGGGAGCTGCCAGTAGTTCATGGCGACAAAGGGCAATTGCGTCAACTGTTCCAGAACCTGCTGTCAAATGCTATTAAGTACCGGTTGCCCGACATTTCGCCAAAGGTGCAGATTACCGGTCAGCAGGTGAAAAGAAGGGATTTGCCCGCTACGCTCAGGCTGACAAGGATCGCTCGCGAAAAGAACGGGAATGCCCCGCAGTATTACCGGATCGACATAACCGACAATGGGATTGGGTTCGACGAAAAGTACCTGGACCGAATTTTTGAGGTCTTTCAACGATTGCACGGTAGAGGGGTGTATGAAGGTACCGGAATCGGGCTGGCAATCTGTCAGAAGGTAGTTGAAAATCATCAGGGCGCCCTGACCGCTACCAGTCGTCCCGGCGAAGGAGCTACTTTTACGGTTTACCTGCCAGTGCTCCAAAATCATTCGTCCCGCTGAAGATTAACCAGGTATTAGCTCAATCCATATCCAACCCATGAATCAAACTGTACATTTCTCCGATTTAAACCTCCTTGACTGGCTGGAAAAGCAGACCAATGAGCAGCTTGAAGACGCTCCTTTTGGGGTGGTTCGTATGAGCCGAGACGGGATAGTCGTTGCGTATTGTAAATCGGAATCACACATTACAGGTATCTCAAAAGAGTACGCTGTGGGCAAGTACTATTTTACTCAGATTGCCCCTTGCGCCAATAATCAGATGGTTGCCGCTAAGTACGCCCAGCCAACGCTCGACGAAGAACTGGACTATATTCTAACCTACGTGAGTGAGCCAACCAAGGTTCGTCTGAGGCTGCTTAAGTCGCCGGAGAGCCGCTATCAGTATTTCCTGGTCAATCGGAAGGCATGATCTGGACACCCGCCAACGTCCGGCGAATCATTCTCGATACGGCGGGCCGGATTCTGCAAAACCCCCACGCCGGCTTGCCATCGGCGGTTTCGCCGGAACTGGACCTGTATCGGGATGTAGGACTCGACTCCATCAGTCGAATGGAACTGGCCGGTTACCTCAACGAGTTTTTCGGCGTTTTCGACACGTCCGTTGAGAACTACCTGCTGGCCGGAACCACCCTCGACCACTGGGTGAACTGCATTCTGCGAGCCCGCTCACAAGTAGATGATTCCCTGACGTTTCGGACCTCCGGTACCAGCGGAGCCGCCCGGCCCATCCGGCACTCGATGGCGTCGCTGCTGCACGAAGCCCACTTTCTGACAACGTTATTTCCCCGCCCCGATAGGGTTATCAGTCTGGTGGCGGCCAATCATATTTACGGATTTATCTACACGGTCCTGCTCCCGGCGCTCTGGGACGTTCCTTTGTATTTGCTGGCGGATGTCCCGGCAACGGCCATAACGGCCAATACGCTGTTGGTAGGCACCCCTTTTACCTGGGAGTTCGCCTACCAGTCCCTGCTGGCCGGAAAATTGCTGCCGTGTCGGGGAGTATCATCGGCCGCGCCTATGTCGCCGGGCCTGTTCGGCCAGCTCATCAACGCCAGCGTGTCCCTAACGGAAATCTACGGCTCCTCCGAAACCGGTGGGCTTGGGTACCGGCACCGGCCCGACGCGCCGTTTACGTTGTTCCCCTATGTAACCCGGTTGCTGGAAGAACCCGTCAGAATGTGCCGGACCGATACGGGTATGTCTTTCCCCGTTCCTGACCGGCTGGAGTGGGTGTCGCCCACCGAGGTACGGGTGCTTGGTCGCCTGGACGATAGCGTGTCGATTGCCGGCGTCAACGTGTACCCAGCCGCCATCAGGCAGGTGATCAGCGAATGCCCGCTGGTTGCCAACTGCGACATCTACGCCAAAGCGGATGTGGGCGTTCAAAAGCTTTACGGAGCGGTTCAGCTTCGGACGCTGACGGCGGCCAACCGCGAGGCTTTCCTGCACTGGGTCCGGCAGCACCTGAGTGCCCCCGAAATCCCGCAGAATCTGTATATCTATTAAAGTCGCAATCGGCTAGAGGTATTGTACCAGACAGCATCCTGCTGTCGAGCCGTCAGGCTAAGAGAAGACCCGCCCTAATTAGTCGGCTTAAGCTAATCGGACGACCCGATAGCAGGATGCTGCCGGGATAAGCTTACATTTTGCATTTTCTAAATAAAAAATAACAATCGACTGGGGGATTTTTGGCATGAGCTTGTCTTCTGTCTACTAGACCCTTCGATTTAATGTCAGCTAATGCGTTTCCATTCCGGCATGTACCGGGCCCGGCACCGTCCGGGTCATTGCCTTTGCTGCGGAGCGATACCGAAGCCTCACCCGCTCTGACGGCTGACAGCGAGTTGTTCATTCGCAACGCCTTTGCTAACGACCCCAAACTGGGTTGTGAACTGCTCTTCCGGCAATATTTTGCACCCCTTTGCAGCCATGCCATTCGCTTCATGTACGACCGGCAAGCCGCCGAAGATGTCGTGGCCGATCTCTTCTACACCTTCTACCAGAAAGAGCTTTATAAACAGGTCAGGGGATCGTACCGAGCCTATCTCTACCAGGCCGTACGGAACCGGGCCTATAACTGCCTGCGCTGGGAATTGAATCGACAGGAGACATTGCCCGACGACCTGGACCCCGCCGATCTCGATGCTACTCAACCCGACCGCCTGTTGCAGCAGGATGAACTGTACCGGGCGCTGGAGCAGGCCGTTCAACAGCTATCGCCCCAACGGCAGCGGGTTTTTCTGTTGAGCCGATTCGAAGGGAAGTCCTATAAAGAGATTGCCACTGAAATGAGCCTGTCGCCCAAAACCGTTGAAAATCACCTGCTGCGGGCCATCTCCGCCGTTCGGCAGTTTCTCCGGCACCAGAAGCTGATTAGCTGGGGACTACTTCTGCTGACGATTTTCTCCTAACGCTCAACGATAGACGACCTCATCATGAAACCAACTAAAGAACTGTTATTTACCTACTTTGCCGGGCAGGCCACGTCTGTTCAGCAGAAAGTAATTGGTGAATGGCTGGCCGATGCCGGGAACCGGGAAACGTATTTCCAGTGGCTCGACGAATGGGAGCGCAGTTTCCCGCAATATGTCCCCGACGTATCCCATTATCTCGACCTGTTTCGCCAGCGACTCGACACCCCCGTTTCTGAACAAATGCCGTTGGTTCGTCAGCTACCGGCTGAGCCGCGTACGCTCTGGCAACGGGGGAGCTGGCTGGTGGCTGCTTCGGTTTCGCTGTTGCTGCTGGCCGGAGGCTGGTTCGCCAGAGAGACTATTCTGTATAACACCATCACGACGGGAGCGCACCAGCTCCGTTCGGTGAGTTTGCCCGACGGCTCAACGGTTGCCCTCAACAGCAACTCATCGCTGCGGGTGCCGCGTCTTGGCTACGGCTGGCTCTCCCGCGATGTCGTGCTAATGGGCGATGCCGTCTTCGACATCCGGCACCTGGCCAACAACCAACCCTTTGTGGTACAGGCCGCTAACGGGCTGGCCGTAGAAGTTCTCGGTACGGAGTTTTCCGTGCGAAGTCGGGCCGCCCGTGCTGAGGTGGTCCTGAAACGGGGTAAGGTCAACCTGCACTACGCTACCGCCAATCAGCCGCCCCGAAATCTCCTCATGAAGCCCGGCGACCGGGTTACGCTCGATGAAAAAGGGGCGTTGCAGTTGCAGACCCGGGCCGATACCACCCGGTTTGCCCACTGGCGATACCGTCTGTTTAGCTTCAACGACACATCGCTGCGGGAGGTGGCCTCTCAAATCCAGACCGTATTTGGCGTAACGGTGCAGCTTTCCGATCCCGCACTCGCCCGCCGAACCCTGACGGGTACCATCCGCGCCGGTTCGTCGGATGAGCTGGCCGACGCTCTGGCCGAACTGCTCAACCTACGGGTTAGCCACCGCGATCAGTCTATCATTTTCTCAACTCCTTCTGAAACCCAGCTCAATCAATGAAGAAATCGTTACCGCTCCTCCTGACAACCGGCTGGTTGATTAGCGTGGGCTATGGGCATACCGTCGCTCAAACGCTGGCATTTGCCCGCCCTCCGCAGCATACCGATAACAAACAACCCGGCAAAGGCACGGTTGGCATCGGGGCCAGTCAGCCGCTTAAGCAAACGCTATTGCAGCTAAAAGAGCATTATGGAGTCGATATTCTGTTCGAAGAATCGGTCATCTCGCGGCACCTGAGCCCGCTCGAACCGCTCAACTTCAGTGCCCGGCTCGAAACAAACCTCGATTTGCTTCTTAAACCGTATGGACTGCGGTTCAAGAAGCTGCGGTCGGGGGCGTACCTGATTCTGCCCCCTAAAAACGGCAATCGCGCAATTATCAACCTGCCTGCGCCAATTCCCATGACGACCGCCGGAACAGGTCCTGTTTCACTGGCCGGTCTTGCAAACCTGGCAACGGTACAGCCGATGGAAACACCGCAGACCGATGTACGGATAACCGGCCGCGTAACGGGCGAAACGGGAGAGGATCTGCCGGGCGTAAGTGTCGTGGTGAAAGGGTCGTCGCGCGGTACAACGACCGATGCCCAGGGGCGTTATCAACTGAGCATCCCAACGGATGCGTCGGCCGTTACGCTGGTGTTCAGCTTTGTCGGCTACGTCAGCCAGGAGCGGGCTGTTCGGAACCAGACAATTATTAATGTGCAGTTACTGCCTGATACAAAATCACTCAACGAAGTGGTAGTCGTGGGCTACGGGCAAGTGAAGAAAAGCGACCTGACGGGCGCCGTATCGACCGTACCCGTCGACGAAATTCGGAAGGTGGCCGTTACGTCTTTAGATCAGGCCTTGCAGGGGCGGGCCGCCGGGGTGCAGATCACCCAGAACTCGGGCGCACCGGGTGGCACGACAAGTATCCGCATTCGGGGTGGCAACTCCATCCAGGGCGATAACGAGCCGCTGTACGTCATCGACGGCATTCCATTCAAGAACGACGGGGCCAGCAGCGGGTCTAGTTTCAACGTGCTGAGTACGCTCAACCCCAGCGACATCGAGTCAATTTCAGTCCTGAAAGATGCCTCGTCGACGGCCATTTACGGATCGCGCGGCTCGAATGGCGTGGTGATCATCACCACCAAACGGGGGAAGGCTGGTAAATCGACCATCAACCTGGATACCTATTACGGCATCCAGACGGTTCGCCGGAAGTACCCCGTGCTCAATGGACGCGAGTACGCCCAGTTGGTGAACGATGCCAACACCAACGAAGGTCGTCCGGCGGTGTACACCCAGGATCAGGTCAACGCTTTTGGCGAAGGAACCGACTGGCAGGATGAGATTTTCCGGCAGGCACCCATTGCCAACTACCAACTGTCGATGAGCGGTGGCGACGAGAAAACGCAGTATGCCATTGCTGGTGGGTATTTCAAACAGGGCGGCATCATCGTCAATTCCGATTTTGACCGGTATTCGTTCCGTATCAATCTGGACCGCAAGCTGACCAACAAAATAAAGATCGGCAATAGCCTGACGGTCAACCGGACGGTGACTAATCAGGCGCGTTCGGATGGGGACTTGGGTAGCGCGGGGTTGGTGACCATCGCGGCCCTGCAATTTCCGTCCATTCTGCCCGTCACCAATCCCGATGGCTCGTACCTGCTGACCAGCCCGGCGCTGGCTTTCACCGCCGATAACCCCGTGGCACTGGCCCGCGACAACAAAAACCGGACTACCGCCTACCGAATCTTCGGCAATGTATTCGGCGACTACCAGATTATCGACGGACTCAGTCTGCGGGTGCTGCTGGGTATCGACGGAGTGTTGCAGAAGCAGGATTCGTATCTGCCCCGCTCGGTATCCAGCGGGCTGGCGCAGGGGGGAGCCGCTTCGATCTTCAACGGGCAGTCGGTAACCTGGCTGAACGAAAACTTGCTGACCTACACCCGTACGTTCAACACGGTGCATAAT is a window of Spirosoma linguale DSM 74 DNA encoding:
- a CDS encoding PAS/PAC sensor signal transduction histidine kinase (PFAM: ATP-binding region ATPase domain protein; PAS fold-4 domain protein; histidine kinase A domain protein~SMART: ATP-binding region ATPase domain protein; histidine kinase A domain protein; PAS domain containing protein~KEGG: hch:HCH_04931 signal transduction histidine kinase), producing the protein MVYPTFITASLKIMSVINQSSPALVQSVLQASQNGLLVYKGVRDDAGRLTGLQLMLSNAVAESNLNSPYAEAIGQLFDHLHPHWAETNLEHQYRKVIETGQPARFEFKFDQPGQSLPVWYDISAVRLEENSVVVSYHDITQSKADAEASRLSSVLQQAFDVSVNGITVFEAIHDEQGEVVDFQFVMINDAGIRLGGYKREELLGRTLWEIYPATKINGLFDDYVNVYKTGQPVEKENYYPEYDLWRDVKIVRVPKGVMVTYVDITEIRKPKEAIRQQAKLLKRVLEGVPVGIAVLDVIRSEEDPDNRPPDFRISLINSLLEEILGQSAMKVVGKRLTDVFLDANASGLLSRCITGIEGGIVQEFELPFTLGKHAGWYRVSMAPQDDHLILAMTEVTGMKRAQLGHHRQAELLNSVLNGSQNSIIVLEAIRDPTGRIVDFRYVLQNDTHRKRIGRADNQLLGRTMLELFPQFQYLLDHYAEVVITGQPFRTETEFNYGQSTVWCDISAVKREDGVILTIQDKSPQKRAEQQLQDQAQLLKSISDNTPAGLVLWEAVRDNTPERKVIDFRYRMTNLMNTYVTGYPAEALIGRDLLTLFPRFRGTELEMALRETLETGRTQRMVFTYYRETADGWFDAQFIRIGDGRSTDKVLMTYMDVTEAHQAQLVQRQQADLMKLVIDAQPTGIVLYEPVREETTDGQPGKIIDFTLMLVNEKQRQLTGRSDAELIGHRVKSLFSSESSNELFDELVKVAETGQRKEWLLPYFSNVIRGWFQSSLIRHGDQVLFTFLDVTDLKHQQQALELTNHELRRSNENLQKFAYVASHDLQEPLRKIQSFGDVLTSIYGHVLDLTGLDMINRMQGSAQRMSELIRHLLTYSRLSTQLVETGPVPLTDLLTQTLDDLAIPIQESNAIIELGELPVVHGDKGQLRQLFQNLLSNAIKYRLPDISPKVQITGQQVKRRDLPATLRLTRIAREKNGNAPQYYRIDITDNGIGFDEKYLDRIFEVFQRLHGRGVYEGTGIGLAICQKVVENHQGALTATSRPGEGATFTVYLPVLQNHSSR
- a CDS encoding photoactive yellow protein (KEGG: bpy:Bphyt_1582 photoactive yellow protein), which encodes MNQTVHFSDLNLLDWLEKQTNEQLEDAPFGVVRMSRDGIVVAYCKSESHITGISKEYAVGKYYFTQIAPCANNQMVAAKYAQPTLDEELDYILTYVSEPTKVRLRLLKSPESRYQYFLVNRKA
- a CDS encoding 4-coumarate--CoA ligase (KEGG: ilo:IL2386 4-coumarate-CoA ligase, putative); its protein translation is MIWTPANVRRIILDTAGRILQNPHAGLPSAVSPELDLYRDVGLDSISRMELAGYLNEFFGVFDTSVENYLLAGTTLDHWVNCILRARSQVDDSLTFRTSGTSGAARPIRHSMASLLHEAHFLTTLFPRPDRVISLVAANHIYGFIYTVLLPALWDVPLYLLADVPATAITANTLLVGTPFTWEFAYQSLLAGKLLPCRGVSSAAPMSPGLFGQLINASVSLTEIYGSSETGGLGYRHRPDAPFTLFPYVTRLLEEPVRMCRTDTGMSFPVPDRLEWVSPTEVRVLGRLDDSVSIAGVNVYPAAIRQVISECPLVANCDIYAKADVGVQKLYGAVQLRTLTAANREAFLHWVRQHLSAPEIPQNLYIY
- a CDS encoding transcriptional regulator, LuxR family (TIGRFAM: RNA polymerase sigma-70 factor; RNA polymerase sigma factor, sigma-70 family~PFAM: Sigma-70 region 4 type 2; regulatory protein LuxR; sigma-70 region 4 domain protein~KEGG: sde:Sde_1442 sigma-24 (FecI-like)); the encoded protein is MPLLRSDTEASPALTADSELFIRNAFANDPKLGCELLFRQYFAPLCSHAIRFMYDRQAAEDVVADLFYTFYQKELYKQVRGSYRAYLYQAVRNRAYNCLRWELNRQETLPDDLDPADLDATQPDRLLQQDELYRALEQAVQQLSPQRQRVFLLSRFEGKSYKEIATEMSLSPKTVENHLLRAISAVRQFLRHQKLISWGLLLLTIFS
- a CDS encoding anti-FecI sigma factor, FecR (PFAM: FecR protein~KEGG: sml:Smlt1751 putative transmembrane FecR sensor protein); amino-acid sequence: MKPTKELLFTYFAGQATSVQQKVIGEWLADAGNRETYFQWLDEWERSFPQYVPDVSHYLDLFRQRLDTPVSEQMPLVRQLPAEPRTLWQRGSWLVAASVSLLLLAGGWFARETILYNTITTGAHQLRSVSLPDGSTVALNSNSSLRVPRLGYGWLSRDVVLMGDAVFDIRHLANNQPFVVQAANGLAVEVLGTEFSVRSRAARAEVVLKRGKVNLHYATANQPPRNLLMKPGDRVTLDEKGALQLQTRADTTRFAHWRYRLFSFNDTSLREVASQIQTVFGVTVQLSDPALARRTLTGTIRAGSSDELADALAELLNLRVSHRDQSIIFSTPSETQLNQ
- a CDS encoding TonB-dependent receptor plug (PFAM: TonB-dependent receptor plug; TonB-dependent receptor~KEGG: mxa:MXAN_4746 TonB-dependent receptor) encodes the protein MKKSLPLLLTTGWLISVGYGHTVAQTLAFARPPQHTDNKQPGKGTVGIGASQPLKQTLLQLKEHYGVDILFEESVISRHLSPLEPLNFSARLETNLDLLLKPYGLRFKKLRSGAYLILPPKNGNRAIINLPAPIPMTTAGTGPVSLAGLANLATVQPMETPQTDVRITGRVTGETGEDLPGVSVVVKGSSRGTTTDAQGRYQLSIPTDASAVTLVFSFVGYVSQERAVRNQTIINVQLLPDTKSLNEVVVVGYGQVKKSDLTGAVSTVPVDEIRKVAVTSLDQALQGRAAGVQITQNSGAPGGTTSIRIRGGNSIQGDNEPLYVIDGIPFKNDGASSGSSFNVLSTLNPSDIESISVLKDASSTAIYGSRGSNGVVIITTKRGKAGKSTINLDTYYGIQTVRRKYPVLNGREYAQLVNDANTNEGRPAVYTQDQVNAFGEGTDWQDEIFRQAPIANYQLSMSGGDEKTQYAIAGGYFKQGGIIVNSDFDRYSFRINLDRKLTNKIKIGNSLTVNRTVTNQARSDGDLGSAGLVTIAALQFPSILPVTNPDGSYLLTSPALAFTADNPVALARDNKNRTTAYRIFGNVFGDYQIIDGLSLRVLLGIDGVLQKQDSYLPRSVSSGLAQGGAASIFNGQSVTWLNENLLTYTRTFNTVHNVTALLGYTQQANRTENSQAQARNFVNDNLGSSNLGSGSVPLTPSSGIGTWGLQSYLARINYGYKDKYLLTASFRSDGSSRFGANKQYGYFPSAALAWRVSEEAFLKNNPVINDLKFRVTYGATGNQDGVGNYPAYSLLGTQNYVFGNTVSTGLGPNQIANPDLSWETTTQADMGVDVGLLNNRITLTADLYLKRTKDLLLNVTVPSTSGFSSAFKNLGKVENKGFELSISSRNIDGAFKWNTDLNFALNRNKVLDIGGAPQIFAGSVANIGQGLNSGIIRVGEPLGSFFGYVTNGLYQTTDELAALTDPQARKPGDRKYLDLNGDKKIDDNDRTIIGRAQPKFLGGLSNTFSYKGIELTAFLQGVYGNNILNANRYELEYLNATTNQDRDMLNRWTPTNTNTDIPRASTTRPANRVSTRQIEDGSYLRLKNVQLAYNLPASVLKTLKIQSLRVYVTAQNYLTWTSYSGYDPEVNRFGQDSRSQGFDYASYPSAKTILFGLNVGF